A single window of uncultured Methanospirillum sp. DNA harbors:
- the argH gene encoding argininosuccinate lyase: MKDVIRQGRLGGERTHDIESFLSSMEADRFIAEPDLLVDMAHLLMLNRQGIVTDEIATALMKPLLRMFQEGVPAEAFDDQYEDIHAGIESGLTREAGAEAGGRLHIGRSRNDEVATCIRIRTRTEIFEQLHALIRLRRVLITRAREFSSAIMPGFTHLQHAQPTTLAHHLLAYEQAFGRDFSRLSDALARVNLSPLGAAAFASTGYPIDRAMTAEFLGFDGLVLNTMDAVAGRDTAGEILAADTILLTTLSRFCEELVIWSSAFVRFVDLHEIYCSTSSIMPQKKNPDVAEILRSRAGSLLGEFVSAITITKGLPMSYNRDLQDLNPHLWRGISGIRRDIDLLAGMIRTARFDTGRMAEEAGKGFSTATEVADQLVRQYGIPFRTAHHIVGHAVRQGTMDLKTLDEAAVEVTGASLSSRGLTQTIIDDALDPVAGVKIRRWPGGPADSATEEAISEREKILAEDEAALIRRVTRVEEAIARLIREAKRITES, translated from the coding sequence ATGAAGGACGTGATAAGGCAGGGCCGCCTCGGCGGGGAGCGGACCCATGATATTGAGTCGTTCCTTTCATCGATGGAAGCTGACCGGTTCATCGCAGAGCCGGATCTGCTGGTTGACATGGCTCATCTGCTTATGCTGAACAGACAAGGGATTGTAACAGATGAGATAGCAACAGCCCTGATGAAACCGCTGCTCAGGATGTTTCAGGAAGGAGTTCCCGCAGAGGCTTTCGATGATCAGTATGAGGATATCCATGCAGGTATCGAGTCAGGACTTACCAGAGAGGCAGGTGCCGAGGCAGGAGGGAGGCTGCATATCGGGAGATCACGCAACGATGAGGTTGCCACCTGCATCAGGATCAGAACGCGGACTGAGATATTTGAGCAACTCCATGCCCTTATCAGGTTACGCAGAGTTCTCATCACACGTGCCCGTGAGTTCAGTTCCGCGATCATGCCGGGATTCACCCATCTCCAGCACGCCCAGCCAACCACACTGGCTCATCATCTTCTCGCCTATGAACAGGCATTCGGAAGGGATTTTTCCCGGCTTTCAGACGCCCTTGCTCGGGTGAACTTATCTCCCCTTGGTGCAGCCGCATTTGCCTCAACCGGGTACCCGATAGACAGAGCGATGACAGCCGAGTTTCTCGGGTTTGACGGCCTCGTGCTGAATACCATGGATGCGGTTGCAGGACGTGACACAGCCGGTGAGATCCTGGCCGCTGATACGATCCTGCTCACCACCCTCTCCCGGTTCTGCGAGGAACTGGTCATCTGGAGTTCGGCGTTTGTCAGATTCGTTGACCTGCACGAGATATACTGCTCCACCAGTTCAATCATGCCGCAGAAGAAGAATCCGGATGTGGCCGAGATCCTGAGGTCACGCGCCGGGAGTCTGCTCGGTGAGTTTGTGTCAGCGATCACGATCACCAAGGGGCTCCCCATGTCATACAATCGGGATCTACAGGATCTAAACCCGCACCTCTGGAGGGGCATCAGCGGTATCAGACGGGACATCGATCTTCTGGCAGGAATGATCAGAACGGCCAGGTTTGACACCGGCAGGATGGCAGAAGAAGCTGGGAAAGGGTTCTCAACTGCCACCGAGGTTGCTGATCAGCTGGTGCGCCAGTACGGCATTCCGTTCAGAACCGCCCACCATATCGTCGGGCATGCTGTGCGTCAAGGAACTATGGATCTGAAGACCCTGGACGAAGCAGCAGTTGAAGTGACCGGGGCCAGTCTCTCTTCACGAGGTCTCACACAGACAATTATTGATGATGCCCTTGACCCCGTGGCCGGAGTAAAAATCAGGAGATGGCCGGGAGGACCGGCAGATTCTGCAACTGAAGAGGCGATTTCAGAACGGGAGAAGATACTTGCAGAGGATGAGGCAGCACTCATCCGGAGAGTAACACGCGTGGAAGAGGCGATAGCCCGTCTCATCAGGGAAGCGAAGAGGATAACAGAGTCATGA
- the gatD gene encoding Glu-tRNA(Gln) amidotransferase subunit GatD produces the protein MSFNESAFSTGDLVSCKVGEASTEGSFITSRDGMAVVKLGSGYNIGVREEDCSLLSRQAVTEPVEPAEVAQNVSLPRVTIVSTGGTIASRIDYRTGAVTSQFRATDILHAIPGLSSIAQFSAVQLCNILSENMTPAIWQQLARAIHDEIKGGATGIIVTHGTDTMAYSAAAVSFMVQTPVPIVFVGSQRSADRPSSDNLMNGLCAAKAATSDLGEVVVIMHAGTSDDSCAIHRGTRVRKMHTSRRDAFRSHGIPPLGTVTYPDLTVTLTPEAVTRGSRDLVLADNLEERCALISYYPGMDPAILSAYTGYKGIVLAGTGLGHVSSPFIKRLDNLIQDGATVVMTSQCLNGRVCDRVYDTGRDLLSIGVIEGEDMLPEAALVKLMWVLGNTSSPERVREMLLADLVGEIDRRSLA, from the coding sequence ATGAGTTTTAATGAGAGTGCGTTTTCGACCGGGGATCTGGTCAGTTGCAAGGTAGGAGAAGCCAGTACTGAAGGATCTTTTATCACCAGCCGTGACGGCATGGCTGTAGTAAAACTGGGATCAGGGTATAACATTGGTGTTCGTGAGGAGGACTGCTCACTGCTTTCGAGGCAGGCGGTTACAGAGCCTGTTGAGCCTGCGGAGGTAGCACAGAATGTGAGTCTCCCCAGGGTTACCATCGTCTCAACGGGTGGAACGATAGCAAGCAGGATCGATTACCGGACCGGGGCCGTGACCAGCCAGTTCAGGGCTACCGATATCCTTCACGCAATACCGGGCCTGTCCTCAATAGCACAGTTCAGTGCGGTTCAACTCTGTAACATCCTCTCAGAGAACATGACGCCGGCCATCTGGCAGCAGCTCGCGAGAGCAATTCATGACGAGATCAAGGGCGGGGCCACGGGAATCATTGTAACCCATGGAACCGATACCATGGCGTACAGTGCGGCTGCGGTCAGTTTCATGGTGCAGACGCCAGTTCCGATCGTCTTTGTCGGTTCGCAGCGATCAGCAGACCGACCAAGCAGTGACAACCTGATGAACGGTCTCTGTGCGGCAAAGGCTGCAACCTCTGATCTGGGAGAGGTGGTGGTGATCATGCACGCAGGCACGAGTGATGACAGTTGTGCCATTCACCGGGGAACCAGGGTCAGGAAGATGCATACATCAAGACGTGATGCATTTCGGAGCCACGGAATTCCTCCTCTCGGAACCGTAACATATCCTGATCTCACTGTGACATTAACTCCAGAAGCAGTGACCAGAGGAAGCAGAGACCTTGTGCTCGCCGACAACCTGGAGGAGCGCTGTGCACTCATCTCTTATTACCCGGGAATGGATCCTGCAATCCTCTCTGCATACACCGGATACAAGGGAATCGTGCTGGCCGGAACCGGCCTTGGTCATGTGAGCAGCCCGTTTATCAAACGGCTTGACAACCTGATACAAGACGGGGCAACAGTGGTCATGACCTCACAATGTCTGAACGGGAGGGTCTGTGACCGGGTGTATGATACCGGGAGAGATCTCCTCTCCATCGGAGTGATCGAAGGAGAGGATATGCTCCCCGAAGCAGCGCTTGTGAAACTCATGTGGGTACTTGGGAACACTTCTTCACCGGAGCGGGTGAGGGAGATGCTCCTGGCGGATTTGGTTGGCGAGATTGACAGGAGGTCTCTCGCATGA
- a CDS encoding fumarate hydratase — translation MSSADIPDLFDRIAAATAKAIRIAEITLPPDVMSRIVAASENETSPVARRELMHILENIRLAEERQAPICQDTGIPVIYLTLPPNISYTPAITEAVRKGVREATEKIPLRPNLVDPISRHNTGTNTSADMPAVHITAGDRLQVTVLPKGAGSENVSRLKMFTPTEKDRIPEFIVETALLAGGRPCPPIILGVGIGGTFDGAASLAKEALLEPLDQMTSEEEEICRSVNDLGIGPMGLGGKTTCLGVKIKSAGCHTASLPVAVNIQCWAARRATVEVSLS, via the coding sequence ATGTCTTCGGCGGATATCCCTGACCTTTTTGACCGCATTGCGGCGGCAACTGCCAAAGCGATCCGTATTGCTGAGATCACACTGCCCCCTGATGTTATGAGCCGGATCGTTGCAGCATCAGAGAATGAGACAAGCCCTGTAGCCAGACGGGAACTTATGCACATTCTGGAAAACATCAGGCTTGCAGAAGAGCGGCAGGCACCAATCTGTCAGGACACCGGTATCCCAGTTATCTATCTCACCCTCCCTCCCAACATCTCCTACACTCCTGCTATTACTGAAGCAGTCCGGAAAGGAGTCAGGGAAGCGACCGAGAAGATACCTCTCAGGCCGAACCTTGTTGATCCGATAAGCAGGCACAATACAGGAACTAATACAAGTGCAGATATGCCTGCCGTCCATATTACCGCCGGAGACCGGCTGCAGGTGACAGTTCTTCCCAAAGGAGCAGGTTCCGAGAATGTCTCCAGGCTCAAGATGTTTACACCTACTGAAAAGGATCGAATACCTGAGTTTATTGTTGAGACAGCTCTTCTTGCAGGAGGAAGACCATGCCCGCCGATCATACTCGGAGTCGGCATCGGTGGTACCTTTGATGGTGCAGCATCTCTTGCCAAAGAAGCTCTTCTTGAACCTCTTGATCAGATGACCTCTGAAGAAGAGGAAATCTGCCGCAGTGTCAACGATCTCGGGATCGGTCCGATGGGTCTTGGCGGAAAGACCACCTGTCTTGGTGTTAAAATAAAGTCTGCCGGATGTCACACTGCCTCGCTCCCGGTTGCAGTCAACATCCAGTGCTGGGCTGCACGGCGAGCAACCGTGGAGGTGTCACTCTCATGA
- a CDS encoding ABC transporter ATP-binding protein: MGSVEISDIKREFTRDDGLTVQAISGVSLSIADDEFVSFVGPSGCGKTTLLRIIAGLDQATSGTVLVDGNRIAGPSPKVGMVFQEYSLFPWRNILDNVAFGPEMRGLSKVERYDLARRYISLVGLEQFEKSYPYELSGGMRQRVAIARALANDPDLLLMDEPFGALDAQTRNKMQSELLEIWGRSKKTILFVTHSVDEAVFLSDRIVVMSPRPGKIRSVVQVPIPRPRDRTASEFGSLRRDVLGLIEEQSRQAND, translated from the coding sequence ATGGGCAGCGTCGAGATCTCAGATATTAAGAGAGAGTTTACCCGTGATGATGGACTCACGGTCCAGGCTATCAGCGGCGTCAGCCTCTCAATTGCTGATGATGAGTTCGTCTCGTTTGTCGGGCCTTCAGGTTGCGGGAAGACCACCCTTCTGCGAATCATTGCCGGACTGGATCAGGCAACCTCCGGTACGGTTCTGGTTGATGGAAACAGGATTGCAGGTCCGAGCCCTAAAGTTGGGATGGTGTTTCAGGAGTACTCGCTCTTCCCCTGGCGAAATATCCTGGATAATGTAGCCTTTGGACCTGAGATGCGGGGTCTTTCAAAGGTTGAGCGATATGATCTTGCGCGCAGGTATATCTCGCTCGTCGGCCTTGAACAGTTTGAGAAGAGTTATCCGTATGAACTCTCAGGGGGAATGCGTCAGCGTGTAGCAATTGCCCGTGCTCTCGCAAATGATCCTGATCTCCTTCTGATGGATGAGCCCTTCGGAGCATTAGATGCACAGACCCGAAACAAGATGCAGTCAGAGCTCCTTGAGATCTGGGGACGGTCAAAGAAGACGATCCTGTTTGTCACCCACAGTGTGGATGAAGCGGTCTTCCTCTCTGATCGGATCGTGGTGATGAGTCCGCGACCCGGGAAGATTCGTTCGGTCGTTCAGGTACCGATTCCGCGACCCCGGGATCGGACTGCATCAGAGTTTGGAAGCCTCAGGCGTGATGTACTCGGTCTTATCGAGGAACAGTCACGGCAGGCAAATGATTAA
- a CDS encoding ABC transporter substrate-binding protein, whose amino-acid sequence MMKRTFALLAVLALMAGMVFLCGCTSAPQKSETAAKETTAPVKAEATQAPAKAAQTGPKTVLNIGYQPSTHQMAFMTAYSKGMYNESLSAYGVKEVKPFNFPTGAPEMQAMLAGDLDIAYVGSAPFVTAVATGLDAKIIGAVQTQGSDLVLRNGLNYTKPSDLKGLKIATFPAGTIQDTVLRTWLKEQGLDDTKDVEIVAMGPGDATTAIIAGKVDAVFLPAPSPTTVEDAGAGKIIVHSGEMAPEHACCVLVASGDMIRNHPDIVKAVMSVHKDATEYNKKNSEEAAGYMASMTGMNASTIMRSLKEWDGKWVSDPNIIIKSVTGYATEQQALGYIKKNVTEQELFDTSFWKEISQ is encoded by the coding sequence ATGATGAAACGGACATTCGCCCTTCTCGCCGTTCTTGCCCTGATGGCAGGAATGGTATTCCTCTGCGGCTGTACTTCAGCGCCGCAGAAGTCTGAAACCGCGGCAAAAGAGACGACCGCCCCGGTAAAAGCTGAGGCCACCCAGGCACCTGCAAAGGCAGCACAAACAGGACCAAAGACCGTCCTGAACATCGGGTATCAACCCAGTACTCACCAGATGGCATTCATGACAGCCTACAGTAAGGGCATGTACAATGAATCCCTCTCGGCATATGGTGTCAAAGAAGTGAAACCATTCAACTTCCCGACTGGAGCGCCTGAAATGCAGGCCATGCTCGCAGGGGATCTTGATATCGCATATGTGGGATCTGCCCCGTTTGTAACAGCAGTCGCCACCGGTCTTGATGCCAAGATCATCGGTGCTGTGCAGACCCAGGGATCTGATCTTGTTCTGAGAAATGGCCTGAACTACACAAAGCCGTCAGACCTGAAAGGTCTCAAGATTGCAACCTTCCCCGCAGGAACTATCCAGGATACCGTCCTGCGAACCTGGCTCAAGGAGCAGGGTCTTGATGACACAAAGGATGTCGAGATCGTTGCGATGGGCCCAGGAGATGCCACTACCGCGATCATCGCAGGTAAAGTCGATGCAGTATTCCTTCCGGCACCATCTCCGACAACTGTTGAGGATGCAGGTGCAGGAAAGATCATTGTCCATTCAGGCGAGATGGCTCCGGAGCATGCCTGCTGTGTACTTGTGGCGAGTGGTGACATGATCCGAAACCACCCGGACATTGTAAAGGCTGTCATGAGTGTTCACAAGGATGCAACTGAGTACAACAAGAAGAACAGTGAAGAAGCAGCCGGGTACATGGCATCAATGACCGGAATGAACGCCTCAACCATCATGCGCTCACTCAAGGAGTGGGATGGTAAGTGGGTATCGGATCCCAACATCATCATCAAGTCTGTCACTGGATATGCAACAGAGCAGCAGGCTCTCGGATATATCAAGAAGAACGTGACTGAGCAGGAACTCTTCGACACCAGTTTCTGGAAAGAGATCAGTCAGTAA
- the gatE gene encoding Glu-tRNA(Gln) amidotransferase subunit GatE, with translation MTRSPTDYEGLGLVAGIEIHQQLNTTTKLFCRCPTTIREAAESSGEFFRYLRATRSELGELDRAAEEEMMQVRRFRYLQYDSTCLVENDEEPPTPLNREALDIVLTIAKLTGMSPVPEIHTMRKLVIDGSNTSGFQRTALVAMNGHLPSGGVIETVCLEEEAAQRLEDATFSLDRLGIPLIEITTAPCLHTPEAVQETAALIGMYLRSTGRVKRGIGTIRQDVNVSIRDGGRVEIKGVQELDLLAEVVRREVRRQVELLTIRDELIARGASVETESVDVTGLFKESGSKILKKAKMILAIRLNRFAGLVGREIQPGRRLGSEMSDYAKKCGVGGLFHTDELPAYGVTEEEVGALKSALSAGEDDCVIIVADTPEKCRCAIKQIIRRANLAFEGIPKETRKMLEEGSTSYMRPLPGAARMYPETDVLPVRVTREDWEGLKLPELLSDRIERFMKEYGFAREVARQIAYSERSLAFEEAVAAGIKASIAERAFNSTLRELSREGVSVDTVRDDAIRSVLDVIQEGRAAKEAMPALLTTLAEGKDLEAALSTLAPAVSASDLDGIVLRIVEERIGFVRERGAAAAGPLMGVVMKEVRGSVDGKAVSQALQTAIAKVLNG, from the coding sequence ATGACCCGCTCACCAACAGATTATGAAGGACTCGGGCTTGTTGCAGGTATCGAGATCCACCAGCAGCTCAACACAACAACAAAACTCTTCTGCCGGTGTCCGACTACGATCAGGGAGGCCGCTGAATCCAGTGGTGAATTCTTCCGGTACCTGCGGGCAACCAGGTCAGAGCTCGGAGAACTTGACCGCGCAGCTGAGGAAGAGATGATGCAGGTCAGGAGATTTCGGTATCTCCAGTATGATAGTACCTGCCTTGTTGAGAACGATGAAGAACCACCAACCCCCCTTAACAGGGAGGCACTTGACATCGTTCTGACCATTGCAAAACTCACCGGAATGTCACCGGTTCCCGAGATCCACACGATGCGTAAACTTGTCATCGATGGATCAAACACATCAGGATTCCAGCGGACTGCCCTTGTTGCGATGAATGGTCACCTCCCGTCAGGAGGAGTCATTGAGACGGTCTGCCTTGAGGAGGAGGCAGCACAGAGACTGGAAGACGCCACATTCTCACTTGACAGGCTCGGCATTCCCCTCATTGAGATAACCACAGCTCCCTGCCTACACACTCCTGAAGCGGTTCAGGAGACTGCAGCTCTCATCGGTATGTATCTCAGATCAACCGGGCGGGTGAAACGGGGGATCGGGACAATCCGGCAGGATGTCAATGTCTCGATCCGTGATGGCGGCAGGGTTGAGATCAAAGGTGTCCAGGAACTTGATCTGCTTGCCGAGGTTGTAAGGCGCGAGGTGAGACGTCAGGTTGAACTTCTTACAATCAGGGATGAGCTCATTGCACGCGGCGCATCTGTTGAGACCGAGTCGGTTGATGTGACCGGTCTCTTCAAAGAGAGCGGGAGCAAAATCCTGAAGAAGGCAAAGATGATCCTTGCCATCAGGCTCAACAGGTTCGCAGGACTTGTAGGCAGGGAGATCCAGCCGGGAAGACGACTCGGGAGCGAGATGTCTGACTACGCAAAGAAATGCGGAGTCGGCGGACTCTTCCACACCGATGAACTGCCTGCATACGGGGTAACAGAAGAGGAAGTTGGAGCACTGAAGAGCGCCCTGTCTGCAGGTGAGGATGACTGCGTGATCATTGTTGCAGACACTCCTGAAAAGTGCAGATGTGCGATAAAACAGATCATCAGACGGGCCAACCTTGCATTTGAGGGCATCCCCAAAGAAACGCGAAAGATGCTTGAAGAAGGATCAACATCATACATGCGTCCTCTTCCAGGCGCTGCGCGCATGTACCCTGAGACAGATGTCCTTCCGGTCAGGGTCACACGTGAAGACTGGGAGGGGTTGAAACTTCCGGAATTGCTCAGTGACAGGATTGAGCGGTTCATGAAGGAGTACGGGTTTGCAAGAGAGGTTGCCAGACAGATTGCATATTCAGAGCGATCACTAGCGTTTGAAGAGGCTGTTGCTGCCGGGATTAAGGCCAGTATTGCGGAACGTGCATTCAACTCAACCCTGCGTGAACTGAGCAGGGAGGGAGTTTCTGTGGACACAGTACGTGATGATGCTATCAGGAGCGTGCTTGATGTTATTCAGGAAGGCCGGGCAGCCAAGGAAGCCATGCCGGCACTCCTGACAACCCTCGCTGAAGGAAAAGATCTTGAGGCTGCTCTTTCAACCCTGGCGCCCGCAGTATCAGCATCAGATCTGGATGGGATAGTTCTGCGGATTGTGGAAGAGCGAATAGGGTTTGTAAGGGAACGCGGGGCTGCTGCAGCAGGCCCGCTGATGGGTGTTGTCATGAAAGAAGTCAGAGGGTCTGTGGATGGGAAAGCAGTGAGCCAGGCACTCCAGACTGCCATTGCGAAAGTCCTGAATGGATAA
- a CDS encoding 50S ribosomal protein L16: MVRKPNCMYRKLAKKAYTRKEYMGGVPGIKVVQFDMGNLTAEFPMSVHLIVDESCQIRHSALEAARMSINRKLNKELGRSNYHLKLRTYPHHVLRENKQATGAGADRVSQGMRLAFGKAVGTAARVIPGQKIYTCFANPQSIEKVKDALRHGGHKLPSPTHLEIDIKDEA; encoded by the coding sequence ATGGTCAGAAAGCCAAACTGCATGTACAGGAAACTCGCAAAGAAGGCATATACCCGTAAGGAATACATGGGTGGTGTCCCAGGGATCAAGGTTGTCCAGTTCGATATGGGCAACCTTACCGCCGAGTTTCCAATGTCTGTCCACCTTATCGTGGACGAGAGCTGCCAGATACGACACTCTGCTCTTGAAGCAGCACGTATGAGCATCAACAGGAAGCTGAACAAGGAACTCGGAAGGAGCAACTACCACCTGAAGCTGCGCACCTATCCGCACCACGTTCTGCGTGAGAACAAGCAGGCAACCGGGGCCGGTGCAGACCGTGTTTCACAGGGTATGCGCCTTGCCTTCGGAAAGGCTGTCGGTACTGCAGCACGTGTGATTCCTGGTCAGAAGATCTACACCTGCTTTGCAAACCCGCAGAGCATAGAAAAAGTGAAGGATGCCCTTCGTCACGGTGGCCACAAACTTCCGTCCCCGACTCACCTTGAGATCGACATCAAGGACGAAGCCTGA
- a CDS encoding FumA C-terminus/TtdB family hydratase beta subunit, with translation MTSPDPIELKTPLGDEILSLNAGDLVTLTGSVYTARDEAHLRMQEEGIPFDPKGAVIYHCGPVVQNNKIVVAGPTTSARMNPLTGFVLDAGVKGLIGKGGMSSVVRDQLQGRAIYFAFTGGCANLAAARMELEGVFYKDLGMAEAIWQIRLDHLPLVVAMDAHGGDLFAAVERSAHEVFQRAYPTCTGTRR, from the coding sequence ATGACTTCTCCTGATCCGATCGAACTGAAGACTCCGCTCGGAGATGAGATCCTCTCCCTGAATGCTGGTGATCTGGTGACACTCACGGGCAGTGTCTATACAGCCCGAGACGAAGCACACCTGCGAATGCAGGAGGAGGGTATCCCGTTCGATCCAAAGGGGGCAGTGATCTATCACTGCGGTCCGGTTGTACAGAATAACAAGATTGTGGTCGCCGGACCCACAACCTCAGCCCGTATGAATCCTCTTACCGGATTTGTGCTGGATGCCGGAGTGAAAGGGCTCATCGGGAAAGGAGGGATGTCATCAGTAGTCAGGGATCAACTGCAAGGCCGGGCCATATATTTCGCGTTCACCGGTGGTTGTGCAAATCTTGCAGCAGCGAGGATGGAACTTGAAGGGGTCTTCTACAAAGATCTCGGGATGGCAGAAGCGATCTGGCAGATCAGACTCGATCATCTCCCCCTTGTTGTAGCAATGGATGCACACGGAGGCGACCTCTTTGCTGCTGTAGAGCGGTCAGCACATGAAGTATTTCAGCGTGCGTACCCAACTTGTACGGGAACCCGACGATGA
- a CDS encoding ABC transporter permease, protein MGTNTSPGKQSPVWLVISLTAAVIFWQIIADYVVRNKFILPSFTDTFAALIQLWGGGTIWVDIWTSLMHFAIGLLLALAVGVPIGICIGWFERINKLLDPLIEIIRPIPPLAWIPFAIVWFGLTDFSAGFVIFIGSVFPILINTYEGFRSVPRVFVEAGRMLGCTSSISLIRYIALPAALPHLAAGFRIASGVAWMCLVAAEMFGVSRFGLGQKIWWYYNLHQMDSVLVYMLLLGFIGLFIDYLFRYGIDHSLLRWRVGEVN, encoded by the coding sequence ATGGGGACAAACACATCACCCGGGAAACAGTCACCAGTCTGGCTGGTGATCTCGCTCACGGCTGCAGTCATCTTCTGGCAGATTATTGCAGATTATGTTGTAAGAAACAAATTCATTCTGCCTTCTTTCACTGACACCTTTGCGGCTCTGATTCAACTCTGGGGTGGTGGAACGATATGGGTCGACATCTGGACCAGCCTGATGCATTTTGCAATCGGTCTCCTACTTGCGCTTGCGGTCGGGGTGCCTATAGGGATCTGCATCGGGTGGTTTGAGCGGATCAACAAGCTGCTCGATCCCCTGATCGAGATCATCCGCCCTATTCCGCCCCTGGCGTGGATCCCGTTTGCGATCGTCTGGTTCGGACTCACAGATTTCTCTGCGGGTTTTGTGATCTTCATCGGGTCGGTCTTTCCGATTCTTATCAACACCTATGAGGGATTCAGGAGTGTTCCCCGGGTCTTTGTAGAGGCCGGGAGGATGCTTGGCTGCACCAGCAGCATCTCCCTCATCAGGTACATCGCCCTCCCTGCTGCTCTTCCACATCTGGCTGCAGGGTTTCGGATCGCTTCAGGCGTTGCATGGATGTGTCTCGTTGCAGCCGAGATGTTCGGAGTCTCACGGTTTGGGCTTGGTCAGAAGATCTGGTGGTATTACAACCTGCACCAGATGGACAGCGTCCTCGTCTACATGCTGCTTCTCGGGTTCATCGGCCTGTTCATAGACTATCTCTTCAGATACGGGATTGATCACAGTCTCCTGCGCTGGCGGGTTGGGGAGGTAAACTGA
- a CDS encoding DUF555 domain-containing protein — protein sequence MTDYLVVLESAWVIKDVKSVDDAIGIAISEAGKRLNPTAKFVDVEAGVIACPSCDEELPCALLIARTALVGMRMEMKVFKADSSEHAGRIARSVVGKALRDVPLEIVEVQEL from the coding sequence ATGACAGATTATCTGGTAGTGCTGGAATCGGCATGGGTCATCAAGGATGTCAAGTCTGTTGATGACGCGATCGGAATTGCGATCAGTGAGGCAGGAAAGAGACTAAACCCCACCGCCAAGTTCGTGGATGTTGAGGCGGGAGTGATCGCCTGCCCTTCGTGTGATGAAGAACTCCCCTGTGCGTTACTGATTGCACGGACTGCACTTGTGGGGATGCGGATGGAGATGAAGGTCTTCAAGGCTGACTCATCAGAGCATGCCGGGCGAATCGCCAGATCGGTGGTGGGAAAGGCGCTGCGTGACGTCCCACTTGAGATCGTGGAAGTGCAGGAGTTATGA
- a CDS encoding DUF5350 domain-containing protein — protein MGKTGTTEWNQVKGSKGQIRLVPRKEAAAKKPGPNQRFKAQAALKKLERNANRGRGGRDGRAGGSAPAGRGGRGGRGGRGRSSPGQPQDLRTMAARRRITRAKVSMLGPKTRSK, from the coding sequence ATGGGCAAGACAGGCACAACAGAATGGAACCAGGTAAAAGGGAGCAAGGGTCAGATCAGACTCGTTCCCAGGAAAGAAGCAGCAGCCAAGAAGCCAGGGCCGAACCAGCGTTTCAAGGCACAGGCTGCACTCAAGAAACTTGAGCGCAATGCAAACCGTGGACGTGGAGGTCGTGACGGAAGAGCAGGAGGCTCTGCACCAGCAGGACGTGGAGGTCGCGGAGGACGTGGCGGCCGCGGGCGTTCAAGCCCGGGACAGCCACAGGATCTCAGAACCATGGCAGCCCGCCGCAGAATCACCAGAGCAAAGGTCTCAATGCTCGGACCAAAGACCCGTTCCAAATAA
- a CDS encoding nitroreductase family protein, which yields MNLSDFGQFLSGRTSVRQYQDREIEPELLDAILKLGPRAPSAGNVESWDIVVVRDPSVREFLADAALNQEHIAHAPVVLVVCANYVRSMARYSERGILYALEEASIVATYLMLGAHAAGLATCWTSGFDDDQVRDILKLPNHIRPVTLLALGYGAEAAISPARKDVQEHIHQDEW from the coding sequence ATGAATTTATCTGATTTCGGACAGTTTCTTTCAGGCAGAACCTCAGTCAGGCAGTATCAGGACCGTGAAATAGAGCCTGAACTTCTTGATGCAATCCTGAAACTGGGACCAAGGGCCCCTTCAGCAGGAAATGTAGAGTCATGGGATATCGTGGTGGTACGCGATCCATCAGTGCGCGAGTTTCTCGCTGATGCTGCACTGAATCAGGAACACATCGCTCATGCCCCCGTGGTCCTTGTGGTCTGTGCAAACTATGTCAGGTCAATGGCACGCTACAGTGAACGGGGTATCCTCTATGCGCTTGAGGAGGCATCAATCGTTGCGACTTATCTGATGCTCGGTGCTCACGCTGCAGGCCTTGCAACCTGCTGGACATCAGGATTTGACGATGATCAGGTGCGGGATATTCTCAAACTTCCAAACCACATCAGACCGGTCACCCTGCTTGCTCTTGGATACGGAGCAGAAGCAGCAATATCACCAGCACGCAAAGACGTGCAGGAACACATACATCAGGACGAATGGTAA